The following coding sequences lie in one Planctomycetia bacterium genomic window:
- a CDS encoding TolC family protein, with the protein MMRPYRTQLAIVVSLAVLCAGCGRQSWSGREAPFNQFNRVATTIEYPNVVEPQVSEALATPPPHKIDSPIFQEYWDITLQEAIQSALWNSQVLRDLGGTVVTNPTGSRTIYEAAIRESDPRYGVEGALSAFDAQLSQSVFWSKNDRALNNVFLGTGTTLFHGDTGTFQTQLSKVAATGTQFAVRNNTNYEANNVPSNTFPSAWDTNVEAEFRHPLLQGGGIEFNRIAGPSATPGLFLTNGVLIARINTDISIADFEASLRNAVSEIENAYWDLYFAYRDLDAKIAARNGALEHWRSIHAKYVANTPGGEAGKEALAREQFFMLQAAVEDAQSGSPGRGSLSGSGSGGGVFRGAGGVFAAERRLRALIGNLTQSQRLLRPIDEPPNAEIVYDWQEILYEALATRVELRRQKWLVRRRELELVAARNFLLPRLDAIGKYRWRGFGNDLLAYGNQPQFADAVGNMFDGNFQEWQLGMQLQAPLGFRQGFSAVRNAELQLSRERAVLRDQERQIAHDLSTAVGDVDRTFTLVRTHYNRRTAAAQQVDAARAAYEADATSTAELSDSRRRLADADAAYYRALCDYAIALKNVHFERGTLLKHNQIAMAEGPWPEKAYGDARSHEADRRRAVELNYTFNRPTIVSQGRPQLPAEAGELVLEPGATVISESVTSGTATPGTAASGMGTSPNGAPVPTEQVPLPTTMPAAPPVPMNLPPGPTFPRSPLP; encoded by the coding sequence ATGATGCGACCCTATCGGACGCAACTCGCTATCGTCGTTTCGTTAGCCGTGCTCTGCGCCGGCTGCGGGCGGCAGAGTTGGTCCGGGCGCGAGGCTCCGTTCAACCAGTTCAATCGAGTCGCGACGACGATCGAATACCCGAACGTCGTCGAGCCGCAAGTGAGCGAAGCGCTCGCCACGCCGCCGCCGCATAAGATCGATTCGCCGATCTTTCAAGAGTATTGGGACATCACGCTGCAAGAGGCGATTCAAAGCGCCCTGTGGAACAGCCAAGTGCTGCGCGATCTCGGCGGTACCGTCGTCACCAACCCGACCGGAAGCCGCACGATCTACGAGGCGGCGATTCGCGAAAGCGATCCGCGCTACGGAGTCGAAGGAGCGCTCAGCGCGTTCGATGCGCAACTTTCGCAGAGCGTGTTTTGGTCGAAGAACGATCGGGCGCTGAACAACGTGTTTCTCGGCACCGGCACGACCCTCTTCCACGGCGATACCGGGACCTTTCAAACGCAGCTCTCGAAAGTCGCCGCGACCGGTACGCAGTTCGCCGTGCGCAACAACACGAACTACGAAGCGAACAACGTCCCGTCGAATACTTTTCCCAGCGCGTGGGACACGAACGTCGAGGCCGAGTTTCGGCATCCGTTGTTGCAAGGCGGAGGCATCGAATTCAATCGGATCGCCGGCCCGAGCGCCACGCCGGGTCTGTTTCTAACCAACGGCGTGCTGATCGCGCGGATCAACACGGACATCAGCATCGCCGACTTCGAAGCTTCGTTGCGCAACGCCGTGAGCGAAATCGAAAACGCGTATTGGGATCTGTACTTCGCCTATCGCGATCTCGACGCGAAGATCGCGGCGCGCAACGGCGCACTCGAACACTGGCGCTCGATCCATGCGAAGTACGTCGCCAACACGCCGGGCGGCGAAGCGGGCAAGGAAGCGCTCGCCCGAGAGCAGTTCTTCATGCTGCAAGCCGCGGTCGAAGACGCGCAGAGCGGTTCGCCGGGGCGCGGCTCGTTGTCGGGCAGCGGAAGCGGCGGCGGCGTGTTTCGCGGAGCCGGCGGCGTGTTCGCCGCCGAACGACGTCTGCGCGCGCTGATCGGCAACCTCACGCAAAGTCAGCGCTTGCTTCGGCCGATCGACGAGCCGCCGAACGCGGAGATCGTTTACGATTGGCAAGAGATTCTTTATGAAGCGCTGGCGACGCGCGTCGAGCTGCGCCGCCAGAAGTGGCTCGTCCGTCGTCGCGAGTTGGAACTCGTCGCGGCCCGCAACTTTCTGTTGCCTCGGCTCGATGCGATCGGCAAATATCGTTGGCGCGGGTTCGGCAACGATCTCTTGGCCTACGGCAACCAACCGCAGTTCGCCGACGCCGTGGGAAATATGTTCGACGGCAATTTCCAAGAATGGCAACTCGGGATGCAGCTGCAAGCGCCGCTCGGATTCCGGCAAGGCTTCTCGGCCGTAAGAAACGCCGAGCTGCAACTGTCGCGCGAGCGGGCCGTGCTCCGCGATCAAGAGCGCCAGATCGCGCATGATCTTTCCACCGCGGTCGGCGATGTCGATCGGACGTTCACTCTCGTGCGCACGCACTACAACCGCCGTACGGCTGCGGCGCAGCAAGTCGACGCCGCGCGCGCCGCTTACGAAGCCGATGCGACGAGCACGGCCGAGCTCTCCGATTCGCGTCGTCGCTTGGCCGATGCCGATGCCGCTTACTATCGCGCGCTGTGCGACTACGCCATCGCGCTGAAGAACGTTCACTTCGAGCGCGGCACGCTGCTGAAGCACAATCAGATTGCGATGGCCGAAGGGCCGTGGCCCGAGAAGGCCTACGGCGACGCGCGGAGCCATGAAGCCGATCGGCGTCGAGCCGTGGAGTTGAACTACACGTTCAATCGTCCGACGATCGTATCGCAAGGTCGACCGCAGCTGCCTGCGGAAGCGGGAGAGCTGGTTCTCGAACCGGGAGCGACCGTGATCTCGGAAAGTGTTACTTCAGGAACGGCTACTCCGGGAACTGCGGCTTCAGGAATGGGCACTTCGCCGAACGGCGCGCCGGTGCCGACCGAGCAGGTTCCGCTTCCGACGACGATGCCTGCTGCTCCGCCCGTGCCGATGAATCTGCCTCCTGGTCCGACGTTCCCGCGTTCGCCGCTTCCTTAA